From the genome of Pseudomonas sihuiensis:
CTTCACCACCTCTTCGGACTGATCCTGCGAAGGCAGATCATCCAGACAATCCGGGCAGGGAATCGGCCGATCGACGATGTTGAACACCTGATCGAAACCCATGGACTCCAGCAAACGGGTGATGTCGTCGTGAGTGGTGACAACGGTCGGCAACAGGCCCACCTTCTGCCGCGACAGAATGGACAATTTCGCCAGCAAACCGAGAGTCGTGCTGTCGATACTGCGCGTTTCAGTCAAGTCGATGACGATGGCCGAAAAATTCAACGCGGTGAAAATCTTTTCAATCGTGGCATCCAGAGCTGAACACAGCGTCAGACGGACTTCACCGACAAACTTCAGGACGAAGGTTCCATCCTGCTCGGCGAATTGGATGCGACCGGGGCTTATCCCAGGATTCATGCAAGGTTCCTGCTCAACACCAGCAAGGCGATATCATCCGGCATCTCGCCCAGATTGGCCAGACCGAGAACTTGACGCAAACCGCCCAGCGTACCGCCAGCCTGGCTAACCAGTTGTGGCAGCGCCAATTCCTTCTCTTTCAGCGTGTCGCCGGGCAACAGGTCGAGAATGCCGTCGGAGAGCAGGGTCAGGCTGAAAGACTCAGGCAACTGCATCACCAGATCGCCGTATTCGGCTTCTTCGAAAAGGCCGACCGGCAGGCCGCGCCCCTCCAGGTAACGCGCCTGGCCATTCTCGAACAGCACCGGCAATGGCAAATGCCCGCCGATGCTGTAGGTGAGCATGCCGCTCTCCTCGTCGATAACGCCGCCGAGCATGGTCACGTGTTTGCCCAGCTTGCAGTTGATCAGGCCGCGGTTGATGTGGCCGAGCACATCCGAGGGCTTGAACTGCGGCAGCGTA
Proteins encoded in this window:
- the rssC gene encoding anti-sigma factor antagonist RssC, producing MSPGRIQFAEQDGTFVLKFVGEVRLTLCSALDATIEKIFTALNFSAIVIDLTETRSIDSTTLGLLAKLSILSRQKVGLLPTVVTTHDDITRLLESMGFDQVFNIVDRPIPCPDCLDDLPSQDQSEEVVKAKVLEAHRILMGLNDSNREAFHDLVSALERH